From a single Aestuariibius sp. HNIBRBA575 genomic region:
- the rnr gene encoding ribonuclease R yields the protein MNRIPSKDEILQWISDNPTLTAKRDIAKAFGIKGAQRIDLKRVLKELEAEGHLQKRHKTYRDPEKLPPVSVLQIIGPDGDGDLFAKPLEWHGEGVEPRILFVPRASDPALGAGDRILGRLTEVKEDDHQYTARLIRKIGSNPLKVLGIFRKQSEGGRILPIDKGADKQWLVAAGADHGAKDGELVEAEQAGPKGRLGLPKARIIARLGDPTQPRAVSLIAIHQHGIPDQFPDQVIAEADAKKPAGLKGRTDLRELPLITIDPWDARDHDDACFVQADDDPQNADGFILWVAIADVAHYVTPGSELDREAKKRGNSSYFPDRVVPMLPDRLSGDLCSLHEGVPRACLAVRMKIDASGNKISHEFVRGLMKSPASLNYEEVQAAMDGAPNDKVAPLLDDVIRPLYACYEALRKARSVRQPLELDLPERKITLNDEGEVTSVDFRDRLDAHRLIEEFMVLANVAAAETLIAKKSPLLFRVHEEPNPQKLEALRETAQSAGMVLAKGQVLKTAHLNHLLSQAADTDHDTLINMATLRSMTQAYYSPENFGHFGLALRNYAHFTSPIRRYSDLIVHRALVSSHGFGKDGLDPHEIERLQDTAQHISDTERRSMMAERDTTDRYLAAFMSDRVGLELKGRISGIANFGVFVRLDETGADGMLPMRNLGREFFHYDAETQTLMGSDSGIQIGIGQKVTVKLIEAAPVTGGLLLDLVDLDGKTLPKGPPHRSGKPPRRKQGSARKKATKTQRKVKRTRK from the coding sequence ATGAACAGAATTCCGTCTAAGGACGAAATCCTACAATGGATTTCCGATAACCCCACCCTGACTGCAAAACGTGACATCGCCAAAGCTTTTGGCATCAAAGGTGCGCAGCGGATCGATCTGAAACGCGTTCTCAAAGAGTTGGAGGCCGAGGGCCACCTGCAAAAACGCCACAAGACCTATCGCGATCCGGAAAAGCTGCCTCCGGTTTCGGTGCTGCAAATCATCGGGCCCGATGGGGATGGTGACCTGTTCGCCAAACCGCTGGAATGGCATGGCGAAGGTGTGGAACCGCGCATTTTGTTTGTCCCACGCGCCAGCGATCCTGCACTGGGCGCAGGGGATCGCATCCTTGGGCGACTGACCGAAGTCAAAGAAGACGACCACCAATACACGGCGCGTTTGATCCGCAAAATTGGCAGTAACCCGCTCAAAGTTTTGGGAATTTTCCGCAAACAATCCGAAGGCGGGCGCATCCTGCCCATCGACAAAGGCGCGGATAAACAATGGCTTGTGGCTGCAGGCGCGGATCACGGGGCCAAAGACGGTGAACTGGTCGAAGCAGAACAGGCCGGCCCCAAAGGCCGCCTTGGCCTGCCCAAAGCGCGGATCATTGCACGGCTGGGCGATCCGACCCAACCCCGCGCCGTATCGCTGATCGCCATTCATCAACACGGCATTCCCGATCAATTCCCCGATCAGGTCATTGCCGAAGCCGACGCCAAGAAGCCCGCGGGCCTAAAAGGCCGCACTGACCTGCGTGAACTGCCATTGATCACCATTGATCCATGGGATGCGCGCGATCACGACGATGCCTGTTTTGTGCAGGCCGATGACGATCCGCAAAACGCGGATGGGTTCATCCTTTGGGTCGCGATTGCGGATGTCGCCCACTACGTCACCCCCGGTTCTGAATTGGATCGAGAAGCGAAAAAACGCGGTAATTCCAGCTACTTCCCTGATCGTGTGGTGCCAATGTTGCCGGATCGATTGTCCGGGGATTTGTGTTCCTTGCACGAAGGCGTCCCCCGTGCCTGTCTGGCGGTGCGGATGAAAATCGATGCCTCTGGCAACAAAATCAGCCACGAATTTGTCCGCGGATTGATGAAATCCCCGGCCTCGCTGAACTACGAAGAAGTGCAGGCCGCCATGGACGGCGCGCCAAATGACAAAGTTGCGCCGCTGCTGGACGATGTGATTCGCCCCCTTTACGCCTGCTACGAAGCGTTGCGCAAAGCGCGGTCGGTCCGCCAACCGTTGGAACTGGACCTGCCCGAACGCAAAATCACGCTCAACGACGAAGGCGAAGTGACCAGTGTCGATTTCCGCGACCGGCTGGATGCGCATCGCTTGATCGAAGAGTTCATGGTGCTTGCCAATGTCGCGGCCGCCGAAACATTGATCGCCAAGAAATCCCCGCTTTTGTTCCGCGTCCACGAAGAGCCAAACCCGCAGAAATTAGAAGCGTTGCGCGAAACGGCCCAATCCGCCGGCATGGTGCTGGCCAAAGGGCAGGTGTTGAAAACCGCGCATTTGAACCATCTATTGAGCCAGGCCGCCGATACAGATCACGACACGCTGATCAACATGGCCACGCTGCGATCCATGACACAGGCCTATTACAGCCCTGAAAACTTTGGGCATTTTGGGCTGGCCTTGCGCAACTACGCGCATTTCACATCGCCCATTCGGCGCTACTCTGACCTGATCGTGCATCGCGCGCTTGTGTCTTCGCATGGCTTTGGCAAAGACGGTCTCGATCCCCATGAAATCGAACGTCTGCAAGATACCGCACAGCATATTTCGGACACGGAACGCCGGTCGATGATGGCTGAACGCGACACAACCGACCGCTATTTGGCGGCGTTTATGTCCGACCGCGTTGGGCTCGAACTTAAGGGACGGATCAGTGGCATTGCCAATTTTGGCGTGTTTGTCCGGCTGGACGAAACAGGCGCAGACGGGATGCTGCCGATGCGCAATCTGGGGCGTGAGTTTTTCCATTATGATGCGGAAACGCAGACCCTGATGGGATCTGATTCAGGTATTCAAATTGGGATCGGACAAAAGGTCACCGTCAAGCTGATTGAGGCCGCTCCGGTTACCGGTGGCTTACTTTTGGATTTGGTTGATCTGGATGGCAAAACCCTGCCCAAAGGACCGCCACATCGATCCGGAAAACCACCCCGCCGCAAACAAGGAAGCGCCCGTAAAAAGGCCACCAAAACGCAGCGCAAGGTCAAACGCACCCGGAAATAA
- a CDS encoding GNAT family N-acetyltransferase yields MTIELTDNLAGCHAVRRAVFINEQNVSEAEELDDLDAQALHILATKDGTPVGTARLLIHDAYGKIGRVAVTKDMRGTGLGAKIMQVVLDVLRAQDGVTHAKLDAQISALKFYEKLGFIAQGPEFMDANIPHRLMVMPLSS; encoded by the coding sequence CTGACGATCGAATTGACCGATAACCTTGCTGGATGTCACGCCGTTCGCCGCGCCGTGTTCATCAACGAGCAAAACGTATCAGAAGCCGAAGAGCTGGACGATTTGGACGCGCAGGCCCTGCATATTCTGGCCACCAAGGATGGAACCCCCGTGGGCACAGCCCGGCTGCTGATCCATGACGCCTATGGAAAAATCGGGCGTGTGGCTGTCACCAAAGACATGCGCGGCACCGGATTGGGTGCCAAAATCATGCAGGTTGTTCTGGATGTTTTACGTGCCCAAGACGGCGTGACCCATGCCAAACTGGACGCACAAATCTCTGCGCTCAAATTCTACGAAAAGCTGGGCTTTATCGCGCAGGGGCCCGAATTTATGGATGCCAATATTCCGCACCGTTTGATGGTCATGCCACTTTCGTCATGA